The following are encoded together in the Peribacillus sp. FSL H8-0477 genome:
- a CDS encoding peptidyl-prolyl cis-trans isomerase, with amino-acid sequence MSQKQLLVIIIGLILLNIVTLTVYVIKPFSLQNDHEIVASVGSKDITREKWQAELQSRYGKEILEQLVDAEVIKQTAKRHKVSISAKDVEREYLFTKLTYNTTGISETMSEEEWKQQIRTNIQLEEILTKDVTIPQSVLQQYYETNKQRFTIPQSFRVSHIVTASKEEADQVIQELQEGSAFDVLAMEKSLDEFTANQGGDLGFLTAESGQKAENYLEEAKLMKERTWSQPIKLTDGYAVIYLHEKVEEHQYSFSDVKKQIHRTLALEQMQMPVTGKMFWDEADVKWQYRVDGK; translated from the coding sequence ACTTATTTTGCTTAATATTGTGACCTTAACGGTGTATGTCATTAAGCCGTTTAGCTTACAAAATGATCACGAGATTGTGGCATCTGTTGGAAGTAAAGATATTACAAGAGAGAAATGGCAGGCGGAGTTACAATCACGTTATGGAAAAGAAATTCTCGAGCAATTAGTAGATGCTGAGGTCATTAAGCAAACAGCTAAGAGGCACAAGGTGTCTATTTCAGCTAAAGACGTGGAAAGAGAATATCTATTCACAAAATTGACCTACAATACTACGGGTATTTCTGAAACTATGAGCGAAGAAGAGTGGAAGCAGCAGATAAGAACTAACATCCAACTTGAGGAAATACTGACGAAGGACGTAACCATTCCGCAATCTGTATTACAGCAGTATTATGAAACAAATAAACAACGATTTACTATCCCACAATCCTTTCGGGTATCTCATATTGTGACAGCAAGTAAAGAAGAGGCGGATCAAGTAATACAGGAACTCCAAGAGGGTTCTGCCTTTGATGTACTTGCTATGGAGAAATCATTAGATGAATTTACTGCCAATCAAGGCGGGGATTTAGGATTTCTTACAGCAGAAAGTGGTCAGAAAGCTGAGAACTACCTTGAGGAAGCTAAGTTGATGAAAGAGCGTACTTGGAGCCAACCAATAAAACTAACAGATGGGTATGCGGTTATTTATCTTCATGAAAAAGTGGAAGAGCATCAGTACAGCTTTTCTGACGTAAAAAAACAAATACATCGCACCCTGGCTTTAGAACAAATGCAAATGCCGGTTACAGGGAAGATGTTTTGGGATGAAGCTGATGTTAAATGGCAGTATAGAGTAGATGGAAAGTAG
- the cysK gene encoding cysteine synthase A: MSRIANSVVELIGQTPIVKLNRLNDENSAEIFLKLEYMNPGSSVKDRIALAMIEAAEKNGSLKEGDTIIEPTSGNTGIGLAMVAASKGYKAILVMPETMSVERRNLLRAYGAELVLTPGPDGMKGAIAKAEELAKENGYFVPQQFENEANPKVHRETTGKEIVEQMGDQLDAFISGIGTGGTITGAGEVLREQYPNIKIVAVEPADSPILSGGKPGPHKIQGIGAGFIPSILNTELYDQIITVTTEEAFDYARRAAKEEGILGGISSGAAISAAVQVAKELGKGKKVLAIIPSNGERYLSTALYNFE; this comes from the coding sequence ATGTCAAGAATAGCAAATTCTGTAGTTGAATTAATTGGTCAAACACCGATTGTGAAATTAAACAGATTAAATGATGAAAATAGCGCAGAGATCTTTTTGAAGTTAGAGTACATGAACCCAGGGAGCAGCGTTAAAGATCGTATTGCTCTTGCCATGATCGAGGCAGCTGAAAAAAACGGTAGTCTTAAAGAGGGCGACACGATTATTGAACCTACTAGTGGAAATACCGGAATTGGCCTAGCTATGGTAGCAGCTTCTAAAGGATACAAAGCAATCTTAGTTATGCCTGAAACAATGAGTGTGGAACGTCGTAACTTACTTCGTGCGTACGGAGCTGAATTAGTATTAACACCTGGTCCAGACGGGATGAAAGGTGCAATTGCTAAGGCAGAGGAATTAGCCAAGGAAAACGGCTATTTTGTTCCGCAACAATTTGAAAATGAAGCGAACCCTAAAGTTCATAGAGAAACAACGGGTAAAGAAATCGTTGAACAAATGGGCGACCAACTAGATGCATTTATTTCAGGTATTGGTACTGGGGGAACGATAACAGGTGCTGGTGAAGTTCTTCGTGAACAATATCCAAACATCAAAATTGTAGCGGTTGAACCAGCAGATTCACCGATTCTTTCTGGTGGTAAACCAGGTCCGCATAAAATTCAGGGAATTGGAGCTGGATTTATTCCTAGTATTCTAAATACAGAATTGTATGACCAAATTATCACCGTTACTACTGAAGAGGCTTTCGATTATGCACGCCGTGCTGCCAAAGAAGAAGGAATTCTTGGCGGGATTTCTTCAGGAGCTGCTATTAGCGCTGCTGTTCAAGTGGCAAAAGAGCTTGGAAAAGGTAAAAAAGTACTTGCAATAATTCCTAGTAATGGAGAACGGTACTTAAGTACAGCATTATATAATTTTGAATAA